A portion of the Salminus brasiliensis chromosome 9, fSalBra1.hap2, whole genome shotgun sequence genome contains these proteins:
- the usp33 gene encoding ubiquitin carboxyl-terminal hydrolase 33 yields MPVGSSCDCLHLECVGEITKEELIQKSHGQCQDCKVGGPNLWACLENGCSYVGCGESHADHSTVHSQETRHNLTVNLTTLRVWCYACAKEVFLDRKLGPPTLLPGAVKSISPLQTPSQEPTASGSPTSLRAPPAGACEDLDMETEEEDDLRTRGLTGLKNIGNTCYMNAALQALSNCPPLTQFFLDCGGLVRTDKKPALCKSYQKLITDLWHKNRPSFVVPTNLFQGIKAVNPMFRGYSQQDSQEFLRCLMDQLHEELKEPVVEPEDQSPSVSADDSPDEDDRSRSESDFQSCESCSADSEGPRPPEEPDEADVLIPDEEKANREWQKEKNLINNLYRAGSHGDLDKDVDTTNESRTIISSQGAIKQGKATDSNPEIQVSNNARPQSPSANEGIALKLSSSPPKSTPMWPSLSSAHKKVTSFAPPKSKRQRKHRSVISDVFDGTIVSSVQCLTCDRVSVTLENFQDISLPIPGKEDLAKLHSSSHQTALVKAGSCGEAYAPQGWIAFVMEYIKSWFWGPVVTLQDCLAAFFARDELKGDNMYSCEKCKKLRNGVKFCKVQSLPEILCIHLKRFRHELMFSTKISTHVSFPLDGLDLQPFLAKDSSAQITTYDLLSVICHHGTASSGHYIAYCRNDLNQLWYEFDDQSVTEVSESCVQNAEAYVLFYKKSNEEAQKERRRVTSLLNMMEPSLLQFYISRQWLNKFRTFAEPGPISNHDFLCAHGGVPPHKATYIDDLVVMLPQNVWDHLYSRYGGGPAVNHLYVCHTCQMEIEKLEKRRKNELDMFVRLNKAFQEEESPVVIYCISMHWFREWEAFVKGKDNDPPGPIDNSKIAVNKNGHITLKQGADSGQISEETWNFLHSIHGGGPVVTVRPSVSHHEVDTSQAEEKIEVETRSV; encoded by the exons ATGCCGGTCGGCTCGAGCTGTGACTGCCTGCACCTGGAGTGCGTTGGAGAGATCACTAAGGAGGAGCTCATCCAGAAGTCTCAC GGCCAGTGCCAGGACTGCAAGGTCGGGGGGCCGAACCTCTGGGCCTGTCTGGAG AATGGCTGTTCATATGTTGGCTGTGGAGAGTCTCATGCGGACCACAGCACCGTCCACTCTCAG GAGACGCGGCACAACCTGACGGTCAACCTGACCACGCTGAGGGTGTGGTGTTACGCCTGCGCCAAAGAGGTCTTCCTGGACAGGAAACTGGGGCCTCCCACCTTGCTGCCTGGTGCTGTCAAATCCATATCTCCCCTGCAGACCCCCAGCCAG GAGCCCACAGCCTCCGGCAGCCCAACATCTCTGAGGGCTCCCCCAGCTGGAGCCTGCGAGGATCTGGACATGGAgactgaggaggaggacgaTTTGAGGACCAGAG GACTGACCGGGCTGAAGAACATTGGCAACACCTGCTACATGAACGCTGCCCTGCAGGCCCTCTCCAACTG TCCTCCCCTGACGCAGTTCTTCCTGGACTGCGGCGGCCTGGTCAGGACGGACAAGAAGCCGGCTCTGTGTAAAAGCTACCAGAAGCTGATCACAGACCTGTGGCACAAGAACAG GCCTTCCTTCGTCGTCCCCACAAATCTGTTCCAGGGCATCAAAGCGGTCAATCCGATGTTTCGAGGGTATTCCCAGCAG GACTCTCAGGAGTTCCTGCGCTGTCTGATGGATCAACTACACgaggagctgaaggagccaGTGGTGGAGCCTGAGGACCAGAGTCCGTCAGTCAGCGCGGACGACAGCCCAGACGAAGACGACCGCAGCCGTTCAGAAAGCGACTTCCAGTCCTGCGAGTCGTGCAGTGCTGACAGCGAGGGGCCCCGACCCCCGGAGGAGCCAGATGAGGCCGATGTGCTGATCCCGGACGAGGAGAAGGCCAACCGAGAGTGGCAGAAAGAAAAGAACCTCATCAACAACCTGTACCGCGCCGGCTCCCACGGCGACCTGGACAAGGATGTGGACACGACCAACGAGAGCAGGACCATCATTAGCAGCCAGGGTGCCATCAAGCAGGGCAAGGCTACAG ATTCCAACCCTGAGATCCAAGTCAGCAACAACGCCCGTCCCCAGAGCCCGAGTGCCAATGAGGGAATCGCCCTCAAACTGTCCAGCAGCCCCCCTAAATCCACCCCCATGTGGCCTAGCCTGAGCTCAGCTCACAAGAAAG TGACCTCGTTTGCACCGCCGAAGAGCAAGCGTCAGAGAAAACATCGCAGCGTCATCTCGGACGTTTTCGACGGCACCATCGTCAGTTCCGTGCAGTGCCTGACCTGTGACAGG GTGTCTGTGACCCTGGAGAACTTTCAGGACATCTCGCTGCCCATCCCAGGGAAAGAGGACCTGGCCAAGCTGCACTCCTCTTCCCATCAGACTGCCCTGGTGAAGGCGGGGTCTTGTGGCGAGGCCTACGCACCTCAGGGCTGGATTGCCTTCGTCATGGAGTACATTAAGAG ctggtTCTGGGGTCCTGTGGTCACCCTCCAGGACTGTCTGGCTGCTTTCTTTGCTCGGGATGAGCTGAAAG GGGAtaacatgtacagctgtgaaaAGTGCAAGAA GTTACGGAACGGAGTGAAGTTCTGCAAAGTCCAGAGTTTGCCAGAG ATCTTGTGCATTCACCTGAAGCGCTTTCGACACGAGCTGATGTTCTCCACCAAGATCAGCACTCACGTCTCCTTCCCGCTGGACggcctggacctgcagcccttccTGGCCAAGGACAGCTCGGCCCAAATCACCACCTACGACCTGCTGTCCGTCATCTGCCACCACGGCACGGCCAGCA GCGGCCACTATATCGCCTACTGTCGGAATGACCTGAACCAGCTGTGGTACGAGTTCGATGACCAGAGCGTGACCGAAGTCTCTGAGTCCTGTGTTCAGAACGCTGAGGCCTATGTGCTCTTCTACAA GAAGAGCAACGAAGAGGCCCAGAAGGAGAGGCGGAGGGTGACTTCGCTTCTCAACATGATGGAGCCCAGCCTGCTGCAGTTCTACATCTCGCGCCAGTGGCTCAACAAGTTCAGAACCTTCGCCGAGCCTGGGCCCATCTCCAACCACGACTTCTTGTGTGCTCACGGAG GTGTTCCCCCACATAAGGCCACGTACATTGATGACCTCGTTGTCATGCTCCCCCAAAATGTCTGGGACCACCTGTACAGCAG GTATGGAGGAGGCCCAGCTGTTAACCACCTGTACGTCTGCCACACCTGTCAGATGGAGATCGAGAAGCTGGAGAAGCGCCGTAAGAACGAGCTGGACATGTTCGTCCGG ctgaatAAGGCCTTCCAGGAGGAGGAGTCTCCGGTGGTGATTTACTGCATCAGCATGCACTGGTTCAGAGAATGGGAGGCTTTCGTCAAAGGCAAAGACAATG ATCCGCCGGGACCAATCGACAACTCTAAGATCGCTGTGAATAAGAACGGGCACATCACACTCAAGCAAG GTGCCGATTCGGGCCAGATATCTGAGGAGACCTGGAACTTCCTCCATTCCATCCATGGGGGCGGGCCGGTGGTGACGGTGCGGCCCAGCGTCAGCCACCATGAAGTGGACACCTCCCAGGCCGAGGAGAAGATCGAAGTGGAGACGCGCAGTGTGTAG